Below is a genomic region from Catenuloplanes atrovinosus.
GCCGCAGCCCGGAGACCTCCAGCACGCCCTCCCGGGTGCCGGGCAGGTAGTCGCGGGCGACCAGGCCGATCAGGCTCGGCGCGAGCGCGGCGTAGAACGCGCGGTCCGGCACGTACTCGCCGAACGGCACCGGCCGCTTCTTGTCGTAGTAGTCCACCGCGGTGGAGGCGCCCGGCTCCCACGCCAGGCTGGTGTTGTAGAACTGCCCATCACGCTTGGTGATCGTCCCGAACACCAGCGGTGCGTCCAGCGACTCGCTGAGCTGCTGGATGCGGACGCGGCCCTCGGCGAAGCGCAGCGGGTCCACGTCCGCGCCGTCCTCCGGCCACACCACCACGTCGATGTCCCGGCCGGCCAGCGGCGCGGTGGCGCGCACCTGCGCGTCGAGCAGGTCCCCGCGCTCCCGCTCCGCGAAGTACCCGGCCGGCCCGTTGCCCTGCACCGCGGCCACGGTGATCTCGCCGGTCGCCGGCACGTGCGCCAGCGGCACCAGCGCCAGCGCGCTCGCCGCCGCGGTCCAGCCGGCCGCCGCGGCCACCGGCATCGCGCGGGTCCCGGAGAGACGGCCCGATATCACGGTACGGACCAGCTGGAACGCCGCCGCCGCGAACGCGACCAGCACGAACGACAGCCCGGACGCGCCCACCCAGGACAGCAGCGGCGCCAGCGGCCCCTCGCTGTGCGAGAACGCGACCCGCCCCCAGGAGAAGCCGCCGTACGGCCAGCGCGACGCGAACTCCTCCCGGGCCAGCCACAGGCCCGCCACCAGCAGCGGGTACCAGGCG
It encodes:
- the lnt gene encoding apolipoprotein N-acyltransferase, whose amino-acid sequence is MTVELTAPAPARTRPRAGWRRAWVWRVLTAVAGGVVMDLGFPGLGWWPLTLAGVALVLAAVDGLRFRSAAGLGLLAGMAFYLVHVSWSGLYLGPVPWIALSASQAASFAVACGLIGVASRLAGSAAWYPLLVAGLWLAREEFASRWPYGGFSWGRVAFSHSEGPLAPLLSWVGASGLSFVLVAFAAAAFQLVRTVISGRLSGTRAMPVAAAAGWTAAASALALVPLAHVPATGEITVAAVQGNGPAGYFAERERGDLLDAQVRATAPLAGRDIDVVVWPEDGADVDPLRFAEGRVRIQQLSESLDAPLVFGTITKRDGQFYNTSLAWEPGASTAVDYYDKKRPVPFGEYVPDRAFYAALAPSLIGLVARDYLPGTREGVLEVSGLRLGSAICFDISADDVISDLPVRGAQLILAQSNNGDFGTTDESVQQLAIARVRAIETGRDVVNVSTVGTSAIIAADGSTIDRLPTFQAGAMVQTVTLRDGLTPATRLRGVLPLTLVSASLLTLAALALIRARRGRVS